In one Lycium barbarum isolate Lr01 chromosome 7, ASM1917538v2, whole genome shotgun sequence genomic region, the following are encoded:
- the LOC132601728 gene encoding uncharacterized protein LOC132601728 yields the protein MSRELASGMVHLTNAAAVWKDLGERIAKRDLTRIYQVHHEICTITQGNLSISEFFSRLKTAWENYSALLPVPQCCDKSKVYAEHMKQQRLMQFFMGLNETYSHARSQILMIVLAPTLNQAYSMLLRDESQRVQSNLISQTQHHIEQVNLNNTTALAVAHYDKFKKATNSEMYCTHCHRKGHIMEKCYRLVGYPTGHKLYKAKPEERDAKPRFYANKRPAAHNVNYNGYVDAMNRGYQHQFGYQHQSVPHVVNGSEGCSYGQIPARAHHVGYRHDNSNYGNPQNMGPTGSYSGHSHGRNIYGMPSANHIYGHGYPQATQPHGPGPLQYQQMQQILDKDPKLTEATANIATSASKSWVVDTGATNHMGSSLDFLDHPQAVLRSSSNTTHLPNGTSTNVSHTGTSIISDFLKLDNDLCTGKVREIGKVKGSLYILDPATSLSHTMAYKQAFASSVFTSTYTSSPPPLQRPSSPTTTSQTWHQRLGHAPITVLQKIPSLKLSVSNKDTPLFVFCPLSKQTRFPFPHSVKKIVSPFQVVHMDVWGPYRQYTYNGYRYFLTIVDDYTRMTWVFLMKHKSDSVIHI from the exons ATGTCTAGAGAATTGGCAAGTGGTATGGTTCATTTGACCAATGCTGCAGCTGTTTGGAAAGACTTAGGTGAGAGAATTGCCAAACGAGATCTTACTAGGATATATCAAGTTCATCATGAGATTTGCACAATAACACAAGGGAATCTATCCATTTCTGAGTTCTTCTCTAGGCTAAAGACTGCTTGGGAGAATTACTCTGCATTATTGCCAGTGCCACAATGTTGTGATAAATCAAAGGTTTATGCTGAGCATATGAAACAACAGAGATTGATGCAATTTTTTATGGGATTAAATGAGACATATAGTCATGCACGCAGCCAAATCCTCATGATAGTGCTAGCTCCCACATTGAATCAAGCTTATAGTATGTTGTTACGGGATGAGAGTCAAAGAGTACAATCAAATTTGATATCTCAAACACAACATCACATTGAGCAAGTGAACCTGAATAACACCACAGCATTGGCAGTAGCACATTACGATAAGTTCAAAAAGGCTACTAATAGTGAAATGTACTGCACACATTGCCACAGGAAGGGACACATAATGGAGAAGTGTTATAGACTGGTAGGATATCCAACAGGACACAAGTTATATAAAGCAAAGCCTGAAGAAAGAGATGCTAAGCCAAGGTTTTATGCCAATAAAAGACCAGCTGCACATAATGTCAACTACAATGGATATGTTGATGCTATGAATCGTGGCTATCAGCATCAGTTTGGCTATCAGCATCAGTCTGTTCCTCATGTTGTAAATGGAAGTGAAGGTTGTAGTTATGGTCAGATACCAGCCAGAGCACACCATGTTGGTTATAGACATGACAATTCCAACTATGGTAATCCACAAAACATGGGACCTACTGGTAGTTATTCTGGACATAGTCATGGGAGAAATATTTATGGGATGCCATCTGCAAACCACATTTATGGGCATGGTTATCCACAAGCTACTCAACCACATGGTCCTGGTCCTCTTCAATACCAACAGATGCAACAGATACTAGATAAGGATCCAAAACTCACTGAAGCCACTGCTAATATAGCAA CCAGTGCTTCTAAGTCTTGGGTAGTTGACACTGGAGCAACAAATCACATGGGTTCTAGTTTGGACTTTTTAGATCATCCTCAAGCAGTCCTACGCTCTAGTTCCAATACAACTCACCTTCCAAATGGCACTAGCACTAATGTGTCTCATACTGGCACCTCTATTATTTCTGACTTCTTAAAGTTGGATAAT GACCTGTGTACTGGCAAGGTGAGGGAGATTGGTAAAGTCAAAGGAAGTTTATACATCCTGGATCCTGCCACCTCATTGTCACATACCATGGCTTACAAACAAGCTTTTGCTTCCTCAGTTTTCACTTCTACCTATACCTCTAGTCCTCCACCTTTGCAACGTCCATCATCTCCTACTACAACTTCTCAGACTTGGCATCAAAGGTTGGGACATGCTCCTATCACAGTTCTGCAGAAAATACCATCTTTAAAACTTTCAGTTTCAAATAAAGACACACCTTTGTTTGTTTTTTGTCCTTTGTCTAAACAAACTAGATTCCCATTTCCCCATAGTGTTAAGAAAATTGTTTCCCCTTTTCAAGTTGTACACATGGATGTATGGGGCCCATATAGACAATATACTTACAATGGATATAGATACTTTCTCACCATTGTGGATGACTACACTAGAATGACTTGGGTGTTCTTGATGAAACATAAAAGTGATTCTGTTATCCACATATAG
- the LOC132603755 gene encoding jasmonate ZIM domain-containing protein 1-like isoform X2: MSNWQLSSSDGRNTYSESHVMQTCNLLSQYFNGKASLKDLNLRIGGKEEAIATKDFLTNMVESSAKTTEQEQILIDDVPKSATTKSFRETEMPLNKAGGSKEIIPKDQQKAAQLSIFYGGKVVVFDDFPAEKARAVMLLASRGIPRNSNSAASKQQAETNGANSYENTTTQILHSRRDGSKV, translated from the exons ATGTCAAATTGGCAACTTTCTTCATCAGATGGTAGAAATACTTATAGTGAATCCCATGTCATGCAGACCTGTAACTTGTTGAGTCAGTATTTCAATGGAAAGGCCAGCCTCAAAGATCTGAATCTTAGAATCGGTGGCAAAGAAGAAGCCATAG CAACTAAGGATTTTTTGACCAACATGGTAGAATCATCAGCTAAGACAACAGAGCAAGAGCAGATATTAATAGATGATGTTCCTAAAAGTGCCACAACAAAATCTTTTAGAGAAACGGAAATGCCCTTAAATAAGGCCGGCGGCAG CAAAGAGATCATACCAAAGGATCAGCAAAAAGCAGCCCAATTGTCAATATTCTATGGGGGTAAAGTGGTCGTTTTTGATGATTTCCCAGCTGAGAAAGCTAGAGCTGTGATGTTATTAGCTAGCAGAGGAATTCCTCGCAACTCTAATTCTGCTGCTTCAAAACAGCAAGCAGAGACTAATGGAGCTAACAGCTATG AAAATACAACTACTCAAATATTGCACAGTCGCAGAGACGGATCCAAGGTATAA
- the LOC132603755 gene encoding protein TIFY 10B-like isoform X1 — translation MSNWQLSSSDGRNTYSESHVMQTCNLLSQYFNGKASLKDLNLRIGGKEEAIATKDFLTNMVESSAKTTEQEQILIDDVPKSATTKSFRETEMPLNKAGGSKEIIPKDQQKAAQLSIFYGGKVVVFDDFPAEKARAVMLLASRGIPRNSNSAASKQQAETNGANSYDLPIARRSSLYRFLEKRKDRDTAVAPYQMHKTLPSSSRTREGHFDLNF, via the exons ATGTCAAATTGGCAACTTTCTTCATCAGATGGTAGAAATACTTATAGTGAATCCCATGTCATGCAGACCTGTAACTTGTTGAGTCAGTATTTCAATGGAAAGGCCAGCCTCAAAGATCTGAATCTTAGAATCGGTGGCAAAGAAGAAGCCATAG CAACTAAGGATTTTTTGACCAACATGGTAGAATCATCAGCTAAGACAACAGAGCAAGAGCAGATATTAATAGATGATGTTCCTAAAAGTGCCACAACAAAATCTTTTAGAGAAACGGAAATGCCCTTAAATAAGGCCGGCGGCAG CAAAGAGATCATACCAAAGGATCAGCAAAAAGCAGCCCAATTGTCAATATTCTATGGGGGTAAAGTGGTCGTTTTTGATGATTTCCCAGCTGAGAAAGCTAGAGCTGTGATGTTATTAGCTAGCAGAGGAATTCCTCGCAACTCTAATTCTGCTGCTTCAAAACAGCAAGCAGAGACTAATGGAGCTAACAGCTATG ATTTACCTATTGCAAGAAGATCTTCACTTTATAGATTCCTTGAGAAGAGGAAAGATAG GGATACGGCTGTAGCACCATACCAAATGCACAAAACGTTGCCATCATCTTCAAGGACTCGTGAAGGCCATTTTGATCTTAACTTCTAG